Part of the Parambassis ranga chromosome 16, fParRan2.1, whole genome shotgun sequence genome, AAACTAGATTTATATTATATCTAGACTACAGTGGACTTTTTCATAGCTCTGAAAGCCGTGATAAATTTATCAAAcccagtttttttcccctcctttttGGAtgtacaacaaaacaataaaatagcTCCACGTTTCAAGCCAATAATAACTCCATCTTTTTCCCCAGTGACTAGCAAACTTTCTTCATGCAATCCACGTGAGCGCTTATTTATTTCACTTAGGATTTATACCTTGTTACAAATTCCAGtgtggtttatttttatttctaaccTACTCAGACATGCCatgaagaaaagaaatacaAAGACAAGATTTAGAGTTTTTTATGGTCTTATTCtttaatgcaaaaaatatacaaacattTACAAAAAGGAATGTATTTGTATTTCAGACACAGGATCTATTCCTCAATGTaacactaaaaaataaataaatgtattttgaaaatatttggtttttttttgcacaggtTAGATCCACAGAGTCAGTCTATAATGTGAGCTACACCACCAGTTGACAGTCtcacaattaaaacaaaaaaaaatccccataATGCACTTTGACCTCCACAGAAACAAGGCATGCATTATAAAATttcattataaaaacaaaaaatgatatTTTCAACATTCGTGGTCAACATCAGAATGGGGTGCATGGAGCTAACACACGGCTGTACAAGGCCTCTACAAATAAAAGTCCCCCATCTTCTGTCGTCTTTCGGTTTAAGTGATCCCATGTATCCAGCATTGGACTCCAGAGTGTCCCTTCACAATGTGATAAGTAGATTCAGCAGTCACCTGTAGGTTAGATGCGCCGTTAATTGTCACCAAAGTATACAAAACAGATGATTGGATTATTACGCTGCGCTGTGCAGCCAAGACGCACCATGCGTCATTTCTTTCCCCACATTTTAAGACTcatgcaatttatttatttattttgttaaaaaaaaacaagcgtACCATTATGGGCATAATTTCTCCAGATGTTAGTGAGATGTTGACATGGACCAAGCGCCCTCCATCCTCCACACAGAGAAGGCGTAGCTCAGCCTCTCATGAGCTACATAACTACAACTTGACATTTTGGAGTCCAGCTCGTCGCTCTGCAGCACCTGGCAGAGGAAGTCGATGTATCTGACTGCAAGTTTTAGAGTCTGTATTTTGCTGAGTTTGTCCGAGGGCAAAGTGGGGATAATTTTCCGCAAAGCAGCGAAGGCTTCGTTAAGAGACTGCGTCCTCTGTCGCTCCCGGACGTTGGCCATGACCCGCTGCGACTGGAGATCCTCTAAAGACTgggggctgctgctgttggactTCTTCCCTCTTTTCCCAGGGGTCGGGCTATCTGAGTCCTCCCCGTTTTTCCTGCTCggtctcctctttctcccagATCTCTTCGGCTGTCTGTCCAGCTCCCCCTCGCTGTTGCTTAGACTGTCCACAGGAGAGACAGGGGAGCTGCCCGACTCTTCCCCCAGATTTTCCTCAGACATCTCCACCTGGGTAGACGGCGGCCAGAAAGAGGGTCCGACAAGTTATTTCCCGTTCATGAATTCAAGAAGTTAGTCCACCTGTAGATCTGTCTGACTGTGGGGACACCGAAGAATCCATAGATGGGTTGCTGGGAGGGCAAGTCTTTTCTGTTACTTGAGAAACTTTAGCAGTTCTTATAGGCTGCATGGCGTAAACTTTTTGGAGAGGCACGGGATTGGCCAAGAGGAGGAATTACGTGATGCGGGGGGCGGGAGGAGCGAGGAACTATCACAAACTCTTAATACGAAGCCAGAGTTGCAGGTCCAGCACTCACATGattcaaaagaaaaaataatatgAATGCTCATGGCGCATTatgaaaaagacagaagaataacataaaattaaaaatttgATATAAACTCCATTTTCTTATATTCTAGCACTTCTCTGCAGATATAACCCACATTGAGTTTAGACTTTCATATACACAGCAGCATATGATCCCAGGCCTGCATAATTAAATGGGGCCAAGTTTTCAAACTTATATTTGAATCCCTCCCCCATGCTCTAATATTTCCCCCACATGGCACAGGGcatgtttttaatataataaaacataatatatgttaaaaataaagattATATGTCCTTGTTCTCCTTGGAACAGAAAAGGATGTTATTTTTCCTTGTTGTTTCCAGTCAGAGATGCGGATGAGGAGCAGCTCTGGTTGTTTGGGTCTCTGGTATTTGCTAGGTTGAAGATACAATATCCATCTTGTTTAGTGGAGGATTACTTTGTTTAGGTTGGGACGACTGTGGTCCACAGGAGCAGCATCTGGTTCAGGAAACAGGGGGCAGTCGGGGTCGGAGGTCACAACACCAGCGAACATCCATTTACATCTTCGTGGAGGCCTGAGAGTGAAGTATTGTTTCACAGGCTTGTTTAAGTGTGACCTGGGTTGAAGCAAACTTTATACATTTTAACCAAGAAGAGCGTTGTTGAGATTGAAATATACTAACTGAGGAATACATGTTCCCTTATTTATATCACTCTCTTGAATGAAATGTGAAGTTCAGTATCttcaaacttaaaaaacaaacagcagattcTTAGGTTGTGTAAAGGTGTGTGTACCTGTCTGATGGccctgtccatggtgctgatcaGTGACTCTACCTACTCTTAGGTAAGCAGGCAGAACTCCAACCACGGCTTCATCGGCCCTGCAGTACTTATTATCCAAAGGTTCTTGTTGGTTTTATTTAATTGATAAATTGCCATTAAATTTTGTTAATGTGTTGTAGCATCAAATAGTGTAGTCCTCTCTATATGCTCTTCAATACCCAGAGCCAAAGTTCCTTAGGGTGATGCCACGCAAGCCCATATTTGCAAGGGAAAAAACTCCTTTAGGTTGGGGTGTTCGAAATTGTCAGATGTTGTGATTTATGCACTCCTACTGTAAATGTATCAGCTCCTCCTCATTAGCAAAACAGATTTTGTCTGTGATAGATGACATGTCCAGCACTCCTCTGTGTGTACACGTGTCACATGCCCTGTGAGACAGCTGCCTTTTTGTGAGCTCACAAACTTGCATATATCTTTTGTTGCCAGGCTTAAGTGCTTGTGCCCCAAACCAGGTGGTGATCAGACCAATCAGGGTGCTGCAAGGCAGTGCAGGCAGTATCATAGTGTCTTAGGTGTGGATATTTTCTGCTTGGCTActttttctgtttatattttcCCTACAAAGCTGGCTTTAAAAAACCTTTGTGGGTCgttttgtttcttctctggTGCACTCTTAAAAACATCATATGATTCATTGATTTGGTTGATGTGACTGACAGGTTATTTATCcaatcatcaatcaatcaagtgCCTCCTAGATGGTTATGTGTATCAAAGTCTGGAAAAATCTTATGTTCCATCCTTCATATTGGTGGATTCGTCAGGTTGGCAGTTTCGTCTTGTATTACTACTTTTAATTCTACTACACTGAAATAAGTGCAGCTGACATGTTACTTTCATTTGCTCCATTTTTGTTTATGATGGCACATTATTTATTATCTGACGACTTTGTGGAAGCCCATTAGCCTTCTTCCTCCATACATAACAACtgggctgtaaatgtgtttcaAGGGTGTTTTAATTGTGCATATAAACTGCCAGACTTGTGCCAGTCTAGGTCACCATAAACACCACATCGTTCCCCATtctaaaacaaaataataacctCTGGACACCCACTGTACATTTACATTTCTTGGCAGATCTCTCAGTAGAGTTCAGCTCTTTGCTGCTGAAGTAACTCTGAGAAAACACAGCTGCTTCTCAGGAATATGATGTCATCACCAGACAACTTCTCCAGTGTTGATCTTTAATAAAGACGAAACCTTCATCAGTCAGTTACAGACTGTCAGGGCATGTTAATTACAAGTGCAtgaaacagagacaaacagcacTGACGGTTTTTAGAGTAATTTCCCAGATTTTTGTCTTAAGGCTCGGCCAATGGCAAATAACAGATGAAGAAAGTCTTTGTCCTTATCAATGAGCAGTGAGTGGGTGTTTTGATAACGTCAAATGTATATTACTGACTCATGCAACCTGACACACCGGTCATGAGTGACCCCAGAGCGTCATTAACCACCCCTCCCTGAGGTCACATCAAGGCAGACACAACTCAGGCTCTCACTCAGTGAGCACTGAGTCGGAGCCAGATCCACAGAGACCTGTCTATTTTCTCTGCCCGGGCCTTGGAAGGCAGTGTTTCTCTATCAGCCTTCTCATATCTATTGAAATAACAAACCACAGTCCTCCACATGTATGACTCTCCCACAGTTGACAGTGATATTCATGTTCACTCCATTAAAGTTAAACCACAACCGAGCGCAGTGCCAGCTCGCCAAGATGGATCAACTGCATGGGATGAGGAAAGACAGAGGTGCGTTCTTCAAAGAGCACATCCAGATAGCCTCTAATCAACTGTTGGAACTAACGAGGTCAAACGGCAGAGCTGGATGACAGCATTTTTCCTCAGCAACAGTCTTGAAATGTCTCAAATCCAGACGCCATATCAGGGTTTTTCTTCTGATAGCAGAGGTCCAGCGGTGGTGAGAGAGAATTTGGGGTGCTGAATTGGGAGGTGATGATGAAAACAGCCCTTTATAAGCTGTCTGGACACATAGGAGCCAGGACTCCTGAAGTTAGCTGTAAAAGAAAGCCTTTGAAAGCAGACTGCTTTGATGTTGTAGGTTCTAATCGTGGCACAAGTTGGGATTTCCTGCAGAAGAGCACAATTTAACTTTGTCTGAGAACCCGTCCAGCCTAACCCGTCCATTCCTGCAGCAGTCTTATCTCATGAAAACATATAGATTTTGGTATAAAGGAGAAGCTGATTTGGTGCATATAGAGGGGTGAATGTGCTTGGCTGTTTGCGTGCAATAGATGTTCTGTTGAATCTGTTCATGTGATCCTAATGACTCTGTGGGATATCAGACAGCTCTACCGCATAATGACACCTTATTAGCCACTAAGAACCAACAAACGTCCAGTATGTTTTCACAGCTTGGAAGCTTGGGGGTGATGTGGGGTCTGTGGAAGAACTGGCATCCCAGCAGTATAATctctcttaaaacacacacacacacacacacagacacacacaaaacaaacagagaccCTCCTCCAAGGCTTGGAGGAAGAGTTTCACTGGCCAAACTTTACTTACAAAACAACAATTCAATGAGGAAAAGGAAGAACTTGAGGATTCACTCATTTTGGGCATTTAGCCTGCATTTAGCCCACATGGCCTCACATAAGCTAAACATGATCTCACACATTTTGAGCTTTTGCCTCAGCTGAAATATACACCTCAGTACCACTGAGCCATGCCTATAAAGCACGCCACCACccagcagaccacacacacatttgcccATGCTATACTGCAGCATGGAGACCAGTGCACTGACCCATGCAATGAAAATATCTGTTCACAGAGTTACAGCAGCTTTATCATACTTTGGCTGGACTGTAGGAGCTTGACAGGTGCTACTGTGAGTGTAGGAATACTGGGTATGTGTACTTTGTGACCTAGACCTGGATGTAACTGCTGCAGTTTAATCTTGCACCAATAGCTTCTACGTGTTTTGTTTGACTTATGAAGAGTGATTTGTGCCACAAGTAGGAGATCAGTTAAACAGCTCTTATTTCATGCAGTTATACTCTGAGCAGTTATGCAGAAGGCCTGAAGTCAGCTATAATATTTGAAAAATCTTAAGTCAGCACTGCCTTTGAGATTTAGATTGTTAAATTGTTGGTCATGGTGGCAGCAGGAGTGGAGGGTGAAACATTCAGCACAACGTGTCAAGCAATAGAGACAGACCTGCCCAGTAATGTATAACCATGAGTGAGACTTAGGTCCACCACTGCAGACAAGGTCATGGCTTCCGTTTTCAGGGATGCTGCAAGTGGACCAATGGGGAAAAAGGTTGACTAGTATTGGGACCTACTCTAATGATCTCTGGAGTGATCAATAACCACACAGATAATTTTGGCTGCTGGGTTTTGAGGTATCTGCTGTCAGCAGCTTTTATTGGAATTATGTTGTaatgaaacatgaaaatgttattttccCTTTTATTCAGATGGTCCTGAAGGTGTCTGTGATGCAGCTTTTCAGTCTGGATACATGCATTCAAATAAACATCTtgtgcaacagcagcaacatgggCAACTGTTTGAGCTGCTCTCAAACTACTCCTTCTTGCAAAACTCTTACAATAAATTAAGGCATCTGTGGAATGGACAGAATATTTTCATAAGAGCACACCCACACCCAAAACTGCTTGGAAGGTGCATGCTGGGTAGCAATCAAAAGAAATTGTTCTCAAACACTGCAGCGACTGCAGCTCTGGTCTTATTGATATTGAATGTAACTGGTTTGGCAAAGATCATCTCATCAGTCACGCTCACAGTATAAAAGTGAAAAGAAGTGCTGGAAATGTAACAGCAGTATCTCTATCTTTATCTGTGGCTTAAAGCCTGGTGAAATAACCATGGCGGAGCACAGGCTAGAAACAGACTGTACTGTAGCACGACATGTCACACAGACTTATGTAAGCGATGAGCATAATGTCAGTAGTCCAGTGTGGTTCTTTGCTGTAACCACACGTGCTGCGAGGACTCCCACCACAAGCCCCTGTTTATAAGGACTCTATGAAGGAGGTCAAACAGAGTGCTCCAGCTGCACAAGACGATGAATAGTGTACGGGGAGGATGATGGGCAGAGGTGTGGGGGTCGGGTGGAGTACCTGGGGAGTGATCAGAACGGAGGAGGGTCTATCTAAAGCCAAAAACAACAGAGGAGAAGTGTAAAAGATCATAGATTGATAAATGGTTAGATAGGCAGAGacagatggatagatagatagacttCAACCCATAAACCACAATAAATTTAAAGTAACTCGCCTTCGAACCACAGCTGTGTTCCTATCTCCCTCAGGTTTCTGCTcacctctgctcctctcagTGCGTCAGTTAGAGGcgaccccctcctcctcctcctccctcagtcAGACTAATCTGTCAGGACACAATAGGCTACCTCTCCAGCTATGTTGTTCTTGGAATGGGAATCCTGCTTGTTCTTCCCTCTTGGTTGACAGAAATTAGCCAAGAAGACACTCTCCTTTGACGGATTTATCACCCCTCCCTTATCTCTGCCGACTGTAGATTTTATGTTGTGTCTTGTTTATTTTGGGTTCTCAGGATCTTGTTTACTTGAACTCATCAATGTGTGAAGTTGTGTGATCATGGCCACCCAGCTTTTTTTTCAAGAAGTGAAGTGTTAAAAAGTTTTCATTGTCACAAACAGGCTGATTTTCCCCACCGACATTTAACTGTCATGGCAGAGTGAAGGAGGCCTGACTGAGCTTTATTCAGATACGAGCAGCTTATGTCTGCCAAAGACATTACTTGTTGTTGTGAAGTGCAGACACCTGCAGCTTATGGCTGTTCTCACCATCTGCTGGAAATTCTTCAAGTAATAGAGGGTAAAAGGAATGCGTCTATAATACAAGAGGAAGCAGCAGTGGTCGCATTGAAAACTATGCTTGGAACTCTTCAGTGGTGGAAAGACATGGTTTACTTTTTACATAGTTATTTGATTGCTGTGGTTAAGATGAAGATTACAGTTGTCAAAGATCCTTTATATCTCAGATGTTTTAGGAATGATCTTTCAGTCACACAGTCCAGTGATAGACAGTATTTCATGGGGCCACATCTCTATGATAGCGAAAGAATGTAGTCCGTTTTCCTACTAAAATATGTTTAGTGttatgagtttgtgtgttttaagatgatctttaccaaTAGTTTTTAAGCCAAATCCAACAGCGATTGAAAAAGAAACTtaaggtgagaaaaaaaatagtggAACTCACAGAGTCCTGAGTCAAAGCCTGCCATGTTTTTTAAGCGTCCAGCATCCCCAACTAATCAGACATTTGCAGCTGTATTGTTTCCATGATTGGATGACATTGGgcaatatgtccatatgttACATTAGCATAAACAAACCCTGTGTTGACATATCACCAAATATGGTGTTTCTTTTCTGGAGGATGTGTTTAGACCAACTTGTTGCTAGTGTCTATCGTCTCTGGTGGGTTAGTGCATCAACTCTGCAGGTCATGATTTTGCCACGTATgatataaaattaatttaatttgacatTAGTCACCCACTGACCACCCCAGCATTTACCTTTTAGGCATCCACTGCGTTTAACAACCTAATAAAGTAAAGCTAGCTTCAACAGTGGCACTGCTACATTCACCCAGCATTAACAGAGGAATTCTTATATAAACAGTCCAATCCTGCACCATTTTCTACAGTTTCTTTATCTTTGAAGAACGTTTTGCTGGTCATACTTACTCAGCTCTTCATTTTGAGGGCT contains:
- the twist1b gene encoding twist-related protein 1b, which codes for MSEENLGEESGSSPVSPVDSLSNSEGELDRQPKRSGRKRRPSRKNGEDSDSPTPGKRGKKSNSSSPQSLEDLQSQRVMANVRERQRTQSLNEAFAALRKIIPTLPSDKLSKIQTLKLAVRYIDFLCQVLQSDELDSKMSSCSYVAHERLSYAFSVWRMEGAWSMSTSH